In one window of Gossypium hirsutum isolate 1008001.06 chromosome A01, Gossypium_hirsutum_v2.1, whole genome shotgun sequence DNA:
- the LOC107925511 gene encoding cytochrome b-c1 complex subunit 9, mitochondrial — protein sequence MDYASRRSQGGLFEGLYRVIMRRNSVYVTFVIAGAFLGERAVDYGVHKLWEYNNVGKRYEDISVLGQRQSEE from the exons ATGGACTACGCTTCTCGAAGAAGTCAAGGAGGCCTATTCGAAGGTCTCTACAGAGTCATCATGCGCCGTAACTCCGTCTACGTCACATTTGTCATCGCCGGCGCTTTCCTCGGAGAACGG GCTGTGGATTATGGAGTTCATAAGCTCTGGGAATACAACAATGTTGGG AAGCGATACGAAGACATTTCTGTGCTAGGACAGAGGCAATCAGAGGAATGA
- the LOC107925678 gene encoding protein CIA1, with translation MELLDGNLELKEIQKLQGHTDRVWSLAWNPATAAADVPKVFASCSGDKTVRIWEESPSTRSWDCKAVLEETHTRTVRSCAWSPSGRLLATASFDATTAIWENVGGDFECVSTLEGHENEVKSVSWNASGSLLATCGRDKTVWIWEVMPGNEFECIQVLQGHTQDVKMVEWHPTMDILFSCSYDNTVKVWWSDDADGDWSCVQTLGESSNGHSSTVWSLAFNAKGDKLVTCSDDLTMKIWEADIIRMQSGDGYAPWNHLCTLSGYHDRTIFSVHWSREGIIASGAADDAVRLFVESKDGSMNGSSYQLLLKKEKAHDMDVNSVQWCPGEKRLLASASDDGTIKIWELETLP, from the exons ATGGAGTTGTTAGATGGAAACTTAGAGCTCAAAGAGATTCAAAAGCTTCAAGGTCATACCGATAGGGTTTGGAGCCTCGCCTGGAATCCCGCCACTGCCGCTGCCGATGTTCCCAAGGTTTTCGCTTCTTGTAGCGGCGATAAGACCGTTCGAATCTGGGAAGAGAGCCCCTCTACTCGCTCCTGGGACTGCAAG GCTGTTTTGGAAGAAACACACACTAGAACCGTCCGATCCTGTGCTTGGTCACCATCTGGGAGATTGTTGGCCACTGCTAGCTTTGATGCAACCACCGCCATATGGGAAAATGTTGGGGGTGACTTTGAATGTGTTTCTACTTTGGag GGTCATGAAAATGAAGTGAAAAGTGTGTCTTGGAATGCATCAGGTTCTCTTCTTGCAACATGTGGGCGAGATAAAACTGTTTGGATTTGGGAAGTGATGCCAGGGAATGAATTTGAGTGTATTCAAGTTTTGCAAGGTCATACTCAAGATGTTAAAATGGTTGAGTGGCATCCGACTATGGATATTTTGTTTTCCTGTAGTTACGATAACACTGTGAAG GTATGGTGGTCAGATGATGCTGATGGTGATTGGAGCTGTGTACAAACTTTAGGTGAATCTAGCAA TGGTCATTCTTCCACCGTCTGGTCGCTTGCTTTTAATGCTAAGGGAGACAAATTGGTGACTTGTAG TGATGATCTTACCATGAAGATATGGGAAGCAGACATCATAAGGATGCAGTCTGGTGATGGTTATGCACCCTG GAATCATCTGTGCACACTCTCAGGTTATCATGATCGAACCATCTTTTCAGTTCACTGGTCAAG AGAGGGAATTATTGCCAGTGGAGCTGCTGATGATGCTGTAAGGTTGTTTGTAGAGAGTAAAGATGGTTCG ATGAATGGATCTTCATATCAATTGCTATTGAAGAAGGAGAAGGCCCATGACATGGATGTAAATTCAGTACAATGGTGCCCTGGG GAGAAACGGCTACTTGCTTCAGCAAGTGATGATGGAACCATAAAGATATGGGAGTTGGAAACTTTGCCTTGA